The window ACGCGTCATGGGTGTCAGGGGCGTTGGAAGTCATTAGCTGCTCCTCACGTCGAGCCACGCCTGCAGACGGCGGCCGAGAACGGTCGTGGACAAGGTGGTCAGGACGATGAACAGGCCCGGGAAGAACGACGTCCACCAGGCGTACTGGAGGAAGGTCCGGCCGTCCGCGAGCATCGCGCCCCACTCCGCCGCCGGCGGCTGCGCGCCGAGGCCCAGGAACGACAGCGACGACGCCCACACCACGGACTGGCCGATGCCGAGAGTCGCGAGGGCGGCCAGCGGCCGCAGCACATTGGGCAGGACGGTCCGCCGCACGACGCGCGCGGGGGAGTGCCCGAGGCCACGCGCCGCCTCGACGTAGCCGGAGCGTACGACGGTGGTCGCCTGGGAGCGGATGAGCCGCGCGTACCCCGCGGCCTCGCCGATCCCGACCGCGATCGCCGCCGTCACCGCACCCGTGCCGAACACGGCGATGAAGAGCAGCGCGAGCAGCAGCCCCGGGAAGGCGAAGAGGACTTCGAGGACCCGGCCGACGGCGAAGTCCACCCGGCGCCCGCCGAGCGCCGCGCCCAGACCCAGCGCGATGCCGAGGCTCAGGGAGATCGCGGTGGCGCCCAGGCCGATGAGGAGGGACTGCCCGGCGCCGTACACGACGCGCGTGTACACGTCGCGGCCGTTCTGGTCCGTGCCGAACCAGTGCTCGGCGGAGGGGGACCGGAAGAACTCCGCGGGCTTGATGCCGTCCGGGGCGTACGAGGTGAGCAGGCCGGGGACGAGCGCGGCGACGACCACCAGGGTCAGGAAGAGGCCGGCGGCGAACAGACCGGGCCGCAGCCGCGTACGGGTACGGGCCGGGGCCAGAGATGTGGTCAGGGCGGTCACGGTCAGATCTCCCGGGGGGTGCGGACGCGCGGGTCGACCACCGCGTACAGCAGGTCGACGGCGAGGTTGACGAGGACGTACACCGTGGCGATGAGCAGCACGATCCCGGTGACGAGCGGCAGGTCACGGGCGATCACCGCGTTCAGCAGCGCCCGGCCGACACCCTGGCGCGCGAACACGGCCTCCACGACGACCTCGCTGGAGAACAGCGCGCCGACCGCCCAGCCGGACAGGGTGAGCGGCGGCAGCAGCGCATGGCGCAGCGCACGCCGGGCGCGCACGGCCCCCGCGCTCATGCCGCGCAGCCGCGCCGACGTGACGAACGGCTGGTCGAGGGCGGTGAGGAGCGCGACGCGCGTCACCTGCCCGAGATATCCGGCGAGCGGCACGGCCAGGGTCAGCGCGGGCAGGATCAGGCCGACGAACCCGGTGCCGCCCGCGACGGGGAACCAGCCCAGGCGGAACGCGAACACGTACAGCAGCACCACCCCGAGCCAGAAGTGCGGAAGGCCAGCGGCGACCGTCTCCAGCCCGGAGCCGAGGGCCCGCCCGACGGTCCCCTTGCCGGTCGACAGGAGGACCACCGCGGCGCCGATCGCCCAGGCGAACAGCAGGGCCAGCGCGGTGAGTTGGAGCGTCGAGGGCAGTTGCTCGGTGATGACCGTGCCCACCGACTCCTTCAAGGAGGTGGACACGCCCAGGTCTCCGGTGAGCAGCCGCCCGAGGTGCTGCGCGTACTGGACGTACAGCGGCTGGTCGAGGCCGTACGCGTGACGCGTCGCGGCGATCGTCTCCGGCGTCGGATTGGCTCCGGAACCGCCGCCGAGCAGCACGAGCACCGGGTCGCCCGGCACCAGATGCAGCGCGAGGAACGTGACCGTGGCCGCCGCCCACAGGACGAGCGCGGCGCCCGCCACGCGGACCAGGATCCGGCGGTACAAGGGAGGTGTCGTCATCGGGAGCTCACCCAGGCGTCGTAGAGGTAGGGCAGGGACAGGGCCGGTTCGAGGGCGGCGCCGCGCACCGAGCCGTGATGCGCGGCGAGGCGGGTCGTCTGCGGGTACAGGGTCAGCTGGTAGGCGCCCGCGGAGATCAGCCGCTGTGCCTCGCCGTAGAGCCTCTGCTGCTCGTCCGGGTCCGTGGTCGCCTGAGCGGCGCGGAACAGCTTGTCGAGGGCGGGGTCCTTCGCGTACGTCGCGTTGGAGTGGATCCCGTTCCTC of the Streptomyces koelreuteriae genome contains:
- a CDS encoding ABC transporter permease; the encoded protein is MTTPPLYRRILVRVAGAALVLWAAATVTFLALHLVPGDPVLVLLGGGSGANPTPETIAATRHAYGLDQPLYVQYAQHLGRLLTGDLGVSTSLKESVGTVITEQLPSTLQLTALALLFAWAIGAAVVLLSTGKGTVGRALGSGLETVAAGLPHFWLGVVLLYVFAFRLGWFPVAGGTGFVGLILPALTLAVPLAGYLGQVTRVALLTALDQPFVTSARLRGMSAGAVRARRALRHALLPPLTLSGWAVGALFSSEVVVEAVFARQGVGRALLNAVIARDLPLVTGIVLLIATVYVLVNLAVDLLYAVVDPRVRTPREI
- a CDS encoding ABC transporter permease produces the protein MTALTTSLAPARTRTRLRPGLFAAGLFLTLVVVAALVPGLLTSYAPDGIKPAEFFRSPSAEHWFGTDQNGRDVYTRVVYGAGQSLLIGLGATAISLSLGIALGLGAALGGRRVDFAVGRVLEVLFAFPGLLLALLFIAVFGTGAVTAAIAVGIGEAAGYARLIRSQATTVVRSGYVEAARGLGHSPARVVRRTVLPNVLRPLAALATLGIGQSVVWASSLSFLGLGAQPPAAEWGAMLADGRTFLQYAWWTSFFPGLFIVLTTLSTTVLGRRLQAWLDVRSS